The following proteins are co-located in the Tiliqua scincoides isolate rTilSci1 chromosome 8, rTilSci1.hap2, whole genome shotgun sequence genome:
- the LOC136659094 gene encoding uncharacterized protein, which produces MQTTRTYAMPVEEKAMPVNEKFLPTPDVEDSDCPWWGNWKVWFAVSVAELDVIIILAVGMAHFALHVERGWNSTNLPDRGMLTSLERINQTLEDATKRWRACQDHTRMLETNSSTLRLAVAQLNASVRLKESENHILQEEVTLLRNWTHRLQDLNNQQKEIIDRFHQQKERLSCGNSGSSLRLHCGPASLMLLTLAGVLWV; this is translated from the exons ATGCAGACCACAAGGACATATGCGATGCCCGTTGAAGAAAAAGCAATGCCTGTCAATGAAAAATTTCTGCCCACTCCTGATGTGGAAGACTCAGACTGCCCCTGGTGGGGCAATTGGAAGGTCTGGTTTGCTGTATCTGTGGCTGAACTTGATGTCATTATCATCTTAGCCGTTGGAATGGCACACTTTGCTCTGCatgtggagagagggtggaattCCACGAATCTGCCGGATAGAGGCATGTTGACCTCCCTGGAAAGGATCAACCAAACCCTTGAAGATGCCACTAAGCGCTGGAGAGCGTGCCAGGACCACACG AGGATGCTGGAGACAAACTCTTCCACCCTGAGGCTTGCAGTGGCGCAGTTAAATGCTAGTGTGCGTCTGAAGGAATCAGAAAACCACATTCTGCAAG AGGAAGTCACACTCCTAAGAAACTGGACACACCGACTCCAGGATCTAAA CAACCAGCAGAAGGAAATCATTGACCGTTTTCACCAGCAGAAAGAGAGGCTGAGCTGTGGAAACAGTGGCAGCAGCCTCCGTCTTCACTGTGGCCCTGCCTCACTGATGCTGCTAACCCTGGCTGGGGTTCTCTGGGTCTGA